One window of the Thermodesulfomicrobium sp. WS genome contains the following:
- a CDS encoding dissimilatory sulfite reductase D family protein: protein MSEKSPKEIVVEFMQSKAKQKSKFYFNDLAALFPDMKQRDAKKLINQLVNEGVLVYWSSGSTTMYGLPGTGKQAGAEGEE, encoded by the coding sequence ATGTCGGAAAAAAGTCCCAAAGAGATTGTCGTCGAGTTCATGCAGTCCAAGGCCAAACAGAAATCCAAGTTCTACTTCAACGACCTGGCGGCCTTGTTCCCGGACATGAAGCAGCGCGATGCCAAGAAGCTCATCAACCAGTTGGTCAATGAAGGGGTCCTGGTGTACTGGTCCAGCGGCAGCACCACCATGTATGGGCTGCCGGGAACGGGCAAGCAGGCTGGAGCCGAAGGCGAGGAATAA
- the dsrB gene encoding dissimilatory-type sulfite reductase subunit beta, producing MAFVSSGYNPEKPLENRITDIGPRHYSDFLPPVIAKNKGKWLWHEIIEPGILMHKAESGDEVYTVRCGAARLLSVGMIREICDIADKFCGGHLRFTTRNNIEFMVGTLEEAKKLKEYLNSQKTSTGNYKFPVGGTGAGITNIVHTQGWVHCHTPATDASGTVKVVLDELFEEFQQMRLPAQVRIAMACCLNMCGAVHCSDIAILGYHRKPPIIDHEWLDNLCEIPLAVAACPVGAIRPTKKEIVTEKGETKTVNTVAIKTDRCMFCGNCYTMCPSLPLADKEGDGLVIMAGGKVSNRISNPKFSKVVVAFIPNEPPRWPTLAKTVRQILEAYAKDARKYERLGDWAERIGWERFFEKTGLEFSEHMIDDFRDPAYYTWRQTTNFKF from the coding sequence ATGGCTTTTGTTTCTTCCGGTTACAATCCCGAAAAGCCCTTGGAGAACCGCATTACCGATATCGGCCCGCGCCATTACAGCGACTTCCTTCCGCCGGTCATCGCCAAGAACAAGGGCAAATGGTTGTGGCATGAGATCATCGAGCCGGGCATTTTGATGCACAAGGCCGAAAGCGGCGACGAGGTCTACACCGTGCGTTGCGGCGCCGCCCGCTTGCTGTCCGTGGGCATGATCCGCGAGATCTGCGATATCGCCGATAAGTTCTGCGGCGGCCACCTGCGTTTCACCACCCGGAACAACATCGAGTTCATGGTAGGGACGCTGGAAGAGGCCAAGAAACTCAAAGAGTACTTGAACAGCCAGAAGACCTCCACGGGCAACTATAAGTTCCCGGTGGGCGGCACCGGTGCTGGCATCACCAATATCGTGCACACCCAGGGTTGGGTGCACTGCCACACCCCGGCCACCGATGCCTCGGGCACGGTGAAGGTGGTGCTGGACGAGCTCTTCGAGGAATTCCAGCAGATGCGCCTGCCCGCGCAGGTGCGTATCGCCATGGCCTGCTGCCTCAATATGTGCGGCGCGGTGCACTGCTCGGACATTGCTATCCTGGGCTACCACCGCAAGCCTCCCATCATCGACCACGAGTGGCTGGACAACCTCTGTGAGATCCCGCTGGCCGTGGCCGCCTGCCCCGTGGGCGCTATCCGTCCCACCAAGAAAGAGATCGTCACGGAGAAGGGTGAGACCAAGACCGTCAACACCGTGGCCATCAAGACCGACCGTTGTATGTTCTGCGGTAACTGCTATACCATGTGCCCCTCCCTGCCCTTGGCGGACAAGGAAGGCGATGGTCTGGTCATCATGGCGGGTGGCAAGGTGTCCAACCGCATCAGCAATCCCAAGTTCTCCAAGGTGGTGGTGGCCTTCATTCCCAACGAGCCGCCCCGCTGGCCCACTTTGGCCAAGACCGTGCGCCAGATCCTGGAAGCCTACGCCAAGGATGCCCGCAAGTACGAGCGCCTGGGCGACTGGGCCGAGCGCATCGGCTGGGAGCGTTTCTTCGAGAAGACCGGTCTGGAGTTCTCCGAGCACATGATCGACGACTTCCGCGATCCGGCCTACTACACCTGGCGTCAGACCACGAACTTCAAGTTCTAA